In Dermacentor variabilis isolate Ectoservices chromosome 1, ASM5094787v1, whole genome shotgun sequence, the genomic stretch tcaataagacgctcagatacggatgcgggaaccttataaaccatgtaggtaaaatttgggagttcttttttttaattaggagcgacataatcgtcggttaaaattgtgctgtagctccgccccccgtcgaatgccgcgcgctgctgctgatgctgacgatgcgagcagagaccggaaaccgcgctgttgtgacgtcaacactagtgttccgttccttcgcagcctccacgtccgtgcctgaccgtgcttgtttctgcgtgcgtgccaccgtaatctgcttcgatcgaccccgcattcctttgttggtgcgtctgcgtgtatgtagagtggtagtatacggccagccctgcaattcggcctgcgcagttgctgtatatggccacagaatgagagaggactacttgccactagcaggctttctaaacgcagcgcgaaaagatcggagcaacgaaaacaaagacggcacgagtgtggactgactgatgataactggtgttggaaggccttatgaatacacgaactcgcccaaacctggattttgatgtactgcgagctccttcgtgtcagcatgctgaacggaaggtgcatgtttatcttccgcccttgacgcaggtttcgtcgcaaagcgccgcgaatttgctatttgcacgtgtgttgtaaaacagcctgcatgcagctaccataacgcagtgcaaatgtagagtttgcatgtgctggaaagccggcgcacagcgagaaaccgaccgtctcacgtagccgacggaatttgccgcctttacgacttcggttacgagtattgtgcggatggcgcacagatggtcactacacgtactgcatgaaccgtgaagcttttcacgcgtttaaacagtctttgtagattgctgacagctttggacagcacacaaatgccgacgatcgcatccccgttTACGTTCCACAatgaggcatgcaggaacactacactacagttgtttgaccggaaacgagctcactagatcggcgaaagatcggcgagatcactagatcgctttgcaaaaaacatactcaccaaagagcatttccaacacgaggagatcccaagactttgctttcgttcgcgtcgaaagcactgctcgcaccagcatcgtttgcttcttcgagaggccggctcttcgcaatcggctcgtacgtgtagggagtaacgccgaactcctcagaaaaacgcagtctctctaaattttccgttaccgtctcagaaaaacagcaccaaactacctggcgtcgcgcttcatgtgtagcggcagcggtcggttcggacgaacactagtgttgacgtcacgaggcgcccgaccaatcacgggcggAAACGAgatgcgcgagctgggcgtgtccgctgctgcacttttcgtcgaaataaaatatatttgcgctttctttcgctcaatttcgatacgatattcgtatacggagggttgaaaaccattatgtacagatgttcactcattttttctggaaaacctttcagcttccctttaaggctcAGCGACCACGAATAAATTATTCTGACTGTGATAGCTACAGCTGAAGGTAATGAAACTTTTAAGGAATATACTGCCTAGTTGATCTTCTCGATGCATGTTCTTTTTTGTTGGCATTGGTTGCATGATTGTAAACAATTCTTCCTGCTGCAGTGCACACCTGAAACCTCCTGCCAGCTGCTAAGTCCACGCAGGATGATGACACTGCTGGGCAATACGTTGGAGCACCTTAACGATGCCATGACAGCCGACAAAGGCGTGCCTCTCTCCAGGCTCCAAGGCATCCTATCACAACTTCCACCATCAATCCGGGGCCGGTTCGGTGCAAAAACTGAAACCATACGGTTGGTGGCGAGACATTTTCCCAGCAAGATTGTTGTCGGTTCGGACAACAGAGTTTACACATCCACACAACCTCTCGCATCTACCAGAAACAGTGAAGCAAAGAGCCACAGTCCGGCTGACAAGAAACATCTCGACGTGACTTACGGACCCATTCAGCTCTGTAATGTCACAGGCACCATCTCAAAGTTGTTAATGCTTTATGGTTTTGTCAATTTGGTACATCCACTTCGGGCTAGTGTTTCTTTTGACAAGAGATTCTTCAAGAAAAGTAGGCACCATGACCTAACAAAGTTGTGGTTCAAGCTAGGCAATGTAGTCATATTAGATGCAGTAAAAGGTCCACCAAGCCACAGAGCTACGTATCAGGCCACTCATATAGAACTTCTAAGAAAAATTGCACATACGAGCAGCCCCGCAACAAAGCAGGCAGCGTACCAACCAGGTAGTGATGGCATCGGAAGTGGACTTCCTGGCTCAATCCAAGCCGTCAATCCAAGCCACGCATTTATATTATTCGGTGAAGACAATATAGTGTGTGCCTACTTTTCTATTGATAACATTGGCAAGTCCCTGCTTCAGCCAGAAAAGAGTTTGAATAACATATTTAGCCTCGGGGACAAGGTTCTCTTTgatgcccaaccgaatccaaagtCGACTAGCTACGCCAAGTGGTGGGCCACCAATGTCATCAAATCGCAAAGTGCTCAACTTTCCCAGGCCAACGACAGCGGAGACGAAGCTTTTCTATCCGACAACGATATTGCTGAGCTTCTGCATGACTCAAAGGAGTTCTCTGCACGAAGGAAACTGTCAATCCAAGCCACGCATTTATATTATTCGGTGAAGACAATAGAGTGTTCCTACTTTTCTATTGAAAGTCCCTGCTTCAGCCGGAAAAGAGTTTGAATGACATTTAGCGTCCGGGACAAGGTTCTCTTTGATGCCCAACCAAATCCAAAGCCGACTAGCTACACCAAGTGGTGGGCCACCAATGTCAACAAAACGCAACGTGCTTAACTTTCCCAGGCCAACGACAGCGGAGACGAAGCTTTTCTATCCGACAACGATATCGCTGAGATTTTGCATGACCCAAAGGAGTTCTCTGCACGAAGGAAACTGTCAATCCAAGCCACGCATTTATATTATTCGGTGAAGACAATAGAGTGTTCCTACTTTTCTATTGAAAGTCCCTGCTTCAGCCGGAAAAGAGTTTGAATGACATTTAGCGTCCGGGACAAGGTTCTCTTTGATGCCCAACCAAATCCAAAGCCAACTAGCTACGCCAAGTGGTGGGCCACCAATGTCAACAAAACGCAACGTGCTTAACTTTCCCAGGCCAACGACAGCGGAGACGAAGCTTTTCTATCCGACAACGATATCGCTGAGCTTCTGCTTGACCCAAAGGAGTTCTCTGCACGTAGGAAACTGTCCGGCATCAAAGGCTCATTCTTCCCAAACTCCAAGATTAGGGGTCTTGTATCCACTGTGTAACCCAACGCCATGGTCCCAGTTCCAGACACAGTGACATATTGCAACAGAAGGAAGATCAGGACATTCAGCGAGCTGTTGAAAGGCAGTGCTGTCCTAGAAGATTTAGATGCCTTTATAGATGCCATCGAAGCAAAACACAACATATGGTTAGCGACGCTCATGTGGAATGGTGAACGTCCCGAGCACTTCCAGCGGAGAGGAAGCTTTTCTATcgcccacccaaccagaaatcacctcatagcccctacacaattctctccgcaatgccgcttctgcacaGAACCCAGGTcactcaggcacatagtagggggttgcagaccggcaccattaaatcctccgaacccttaccccactgaCAAGCTTTaagagagagccttggccagctccaacctcgaggatgagcaacggctgattgcgagggcctatgacgcggcccgagctcaaggcattctgcaatgaggacgcctctccaaagctgcattcacccattAAAAATGttcattctctctctcgctctttctgtctGACAACGACATCGCTGAGCTTCTGCTTGACCCAAAGGAGTTCTCTGCACGAAGGAAACTGTCCGGCATCAAAGGCTCATTCTTCCCCAACTCCAAGATTAGGGGTCATGTATCCACTGTTGAACCCAACGTCATGGTCCTATGACGTATTGCAACAGAAGGAATATCAGGACATTCAGCAAACTGTTGAAAGACAGTGCTGTCCTAGAAGATTTAGATGCCTTTATAGACGGCATCGAAGCAGAACACGACATATGGTTAGCGACGCTCATGTGGAATGGTGAATGTCCCGAGCACGTCCCTGCACTTCCCATTCTCAGAGAAAATGACATCATTCGGATTGACTACATGGTCGGAATGGTTGGAGGGAGGATAGAGGTGTGCAGCCGCCTTGTGCGGCACGGGGAAAGGCCTTCAAATGCGCACCAAATGAGTCCCTCAGAGTTCTGCCTGCTGCTGAAGGCCAGGGCAGCACAGCAAGACATCCCTGCTGTGCCTGGCAAGCTCGGCACACTAGCGTAAGTTTTGGAAAGGTTTAGTGTTTGGTTCAAACTACGTTTCTGTTGCCATTTTAAGTTTTACAGAGTGAACCTAGTCTACTTGCACACACCACGACTGAATTCTTTGCACAACACAGCACATTTCACACATAGCAGGTGAATGCTATGAAGGCTAGAGCGAGTTGTCTCACTGCTCTATTTGCGACTAAAAAATAGTGTGTCACATATAGAAGAAAAGGTACGGTATCTATTAATTGAATGTAACATTAGGCCTCATGCAACATGGGAGGCATCGTAGATCGGAACCTCTTTAGCACCGTACTAATGAAGTGGCACGTTTCTGAGACCAGTGGCCGCAGCCCAGAGTTTTTGCTTAAGCTTGCAACAAGACGTATGATGCATGCTGGAAGCACAAGGGTGCACTGATAACCTTATGGCCACATGTTGCAGTTGTGATGTGGAGTAGGTTGTTCCATAGATAGCATTGCAAAGTAAAAGGTAACTTGTAAAGCTGAGTGAAATTCCCATAGCTGGACTACTTGCATGGCAACCTCGGCGTTGCCTGCTCACTGTGAACACAGCATAGTGAACATTAACATTTCCTTTCTATCATTAGCATCTGACATGAAAATGCCTAGAGTAGTCTCCACATGTTGTACCTTGGCCCTTCACACCATGTATAGACAGGTTACATGACTGGATGAACTGCAGTCATCAGAGAGCTTTAGCTGTGTTGGATAATATGGCCTGTGGGGCAGGTCCTCTGGTGTGGGCGCCTTAATACAGGCCTAACGTTTTGGTGTCCTTGTTTAATATATGTAAACATCCTTGACCGAAATCTGTCTGGGAAATCTGAATCTGTCGGTGAATATGTTTGCTGTTTCTTAAATGAGCTGTGAATCTGGGAGACAGGACCCATTTGAGCGAGACACTTGGCAAGACAGAAATATCTCAATCCAAGTTTGAAAATGAGAGTCCTAATGTTGTGATGACAATTCGGCTTCTTTCTCTAAAGCCGAATCGGCCTCGAGGTATTGTCACATTGATTTTTGAAACATGGATAGAGGCTTTGCTTGTGTGGTGTCACCTTTTTGCAGATCCCCCTTTCCCTCCTTTTATTAACATCTGCAATCGATCAGCACAGCAGGCCCACAGGTGTAGAATTAATCAAATGAAATCAATAAAGTTGCACCTTTACATACATATCTGTCTGCACAACCACAAGCAGCTATCTCCaacgcatatttttttatttgggcCATAGCTCTGCACGGTCAACAACAGTCTCACGGCAGTTGACAAGGAGGGCCAAGCAGTGCTCCAAGCTGCAACTTTCCCGACGTCCAGAAATCGAGAACTAGCAGTCTGCCTCCAGAACCCGGTTGCTCCAAATGGCCGTCAGCAGATTCGCTTTGAAAGATACTGGCTGTCAAGCAAGATGGTGAGCTTGGCATATGTTCTGACTTAGATGCCGTGGTGGTACATCAAAAATATTTATGCCATCTGGGGCTTCATAATTATTACAGCGCAAAATACGAAGatgaagggaagaaaagaagCGACAGGACTTTGCGCTGACTCTCGGCTGATTCTTTAGTGGAAGAAGCATTTTATAGAGATGCCAAGCTTCTTCTCACACATGCTCACCATAATAACACGCTATCATGCCACTGTCAAACAAACATGCCTCGATCAATATAAAATGCGCTTTCCAATAAAGAAACATCAGTTGATAATCAGTGCATAGTCATGTTGCTTCGTGTCTTCCCTTTACGTTCGTATTTTACACTTTAGTAACTATAAATCGATACCAATTATTCCATTCACTATTCTCTGGcacttatcttgtccccaagcaATAATCCTCACCCATCTTACATGGATTTCCGCTCTTTAAACACTGTGCTTACTATCCTTTCAAGAATGCTATCGCTTGTTAATAGGCGCTTGACGTTTGTGATCTGAAAGTAAAGGGCACACATCAAGAATAGCCAAGCAAGGTAGGTGGTGTTTATTGGTTTGGgagaagataagccccaaagagcGCTAACTTCGAGAGTGCATGCACT encodes the following:
- the LOC142578237 gene encoding uncharacterized protein LOC142578237 isoform X2 → MTYCNRRNIRTFSKLLKDSAVLEDLDAFIDGIEAEHDIWLATLMWNGECPEHVPALPILRENDIIRIDYMVGMVGGRIEVCSRLVRHGERPSNAHQMSPSEFCLLLKARAAQQDIPAVPGKLGTLASARSTTVSRQLTRRAKQCSKLQLSRRPEIEN
- the LOC142578237 gene encoding uncharacterized protein LOC142578237 isoform X1, with the translated sequence MMTLLGNTLEHLNDAMTADKGVPLSRLQGILSQLPPSIRGRFGAKTETIRLVARHFPSKIVVGSDNRVYTSTQPLASTRNSEAKSHSPADKKHLDVTYGPIQLCNVTGTISKLLMLYGFVNLVHPLRASVSFDKRFFKKSRHHDLTKLWFKLGNVVILDAVKGPPSHRATYQATHIELLRKIAHTSSPATKQAAYQPGSDGIGSGLPGSIQAVNPSHAFILFGEDNIVCAYFSIDNIGKSLLQPEKSLNNIFSLGDKVLFDAQPNPKSTSYAKWWATNVIKSQSAQLSQANDSGDEAFLSDNDIAELLHDSKEFSARRKLSIQATHLYYSVKTIECSYFSIESPCFSRKRV